The sequence CCTTCAAGGCATTGCCGCCCGTCATGGCCTACAGCTAGGATCGGCTCAGGAAGCGCATCCTGGAATGCCGATCGAGCTCGGTCACTGATCGGCACATGGTCCGGCGCGGAGTCTGTAACCGATACGATTGCGCGGCGAGCGCAAGAGAAGATAGACCGCACCTACTTGAGCGAGCGGGGCGGAACCGATCCACAGTCGGGAAATCCCTGACCCGTCCGACCGAAGCCCAGATCCCTAGGATCGCATCATATACTGCGTCGCGCCTTGGTCCCCTCTGTCCTTGGTCGGGTAGGCGCCGCGCGACAGCCCTCGGCCGGGACGAAGAGCTCGATCATTCGTCGTCAGCGGGCCTCGACAACCCAGGCCGCGCCCGATTAGCATTGGCGAGAGTCGGGTGAGACAAGCCAAAAGGGGGATGCCTAGTGTCCCGCCTCGAAAACTCCTTGTGCTTTCGCCCGGCCCTTTTCGCCCCTGGCTTCGTTGCCCGGGAGCTTGTGTACCCGCGCCGCTTCAAGTACACGGCGCTCCCGGGCGCCTCGCCATGGACGAAAATTCCTCGCGGAAAGCACCAACGAACTTCCGCGGCGGGACACTAGATCAGGCACTCACCAAAATTCTCTTACTCCGAGGCGGGCGGTAGACGCGTTAGATGATCGCGGCCCTGGCCCGAGGGCCCCGGGGCTCCGGGGGGGGGTAACGGGAACCCTGAGGCCGGTCGGGGCCCCTGCTGTCAAGGCAAAGCCGTGCCCCTCCCACGCGTGGCCGGGAACAAGCTCGGGTGAACAAGAAAAATCCGATGCCGAGGCAGGGGCAGGACGCGATCGAATAACAGGCGTCCAGTCCTGCGCAGCGCGGGCGCCTGCCCCCGATGGGGACCCCTGAGGCGCCCAGGGGCCCCCGGACGGCCCCTAGGGCGGCAGGGCTCGCACCCCGCTTCTGGGGGCCGGCAACTGGCGATCGGGTACCGGATGTCCCCCGTCAACCATTTCTTCCGGGAAAACGACAACTATTTCTTCCGGTGGAAAAGTAGCAGTAGTAGCCAGGGGTGGGGGGGCCGGGGGGCGGGGAATCCCCCGGAGTGGATATCTTCCCGCCGGCGGGGCTATTCGTCCTGGTCTCGATCCGCCTGAGATCTTGTCTTGGCGGTGTCTGCGCGGTAACTCGGGACGTTGAACTCGAGGATGGTCGAGTGGTGGACTACGCGGTCGATCGCCGCGGCGGTAGTCATGGGGTTCTTGAAGATCTGGTCCCACTCGCTGAAGAGCAGGTTGCTGGTGATGATCATCGACCGCCGCTCGTAGCGCTCGGCCATGAGCGTGAAGAGCACCTCCATCTCGTCTCGGTCCTGCTTGACGTAGCCGATGTCGTCGAGGATGACGACCTCGAAGGCGTCGAGCTTGGCGAGGGCCCTGGGCAACTCGAGGTCGCGCTTGGCCGCAAGTAGATGCTGGACGATGTCGTAAGTCGGGGCGAAGAGCACGGAGCGGCCGGCCGCGACAAGGTCGTGCCCGATCGCGCAGGCGGCGTGACTCTTGCCGACGCCGGGCAGGCCGAAGGCCAGGATGTTGTCGGCACGGTCGAGGAAGTGGCCGCGAGCCAGTTCGCGGATCTTGGCGACGAGCTTGCGCGGGAGGCGGTTGAGATCCAGGGTCTCGAAGGTCTTGGCCACTGGGAGCTTGGATGCTCGACGCAGCCGCTCGATGCGACGGTCCTTGCGATCCTGCGCTTCCATCTCGAAGACCTCGACCAGGGTATCCAACGCGTCGGCCTGGCCGGCTGCGGTGAAGCGGGTGAATGCCTCGGCCGCGACGGTCGGGAGCCGAAACTGGCTTGCGAGTTCGGCGAAGCGCTCAGCAAGCGCTGGGGACGGTGGTGACTTGGTTGAACTGGGCATGGCAGGCTCCTGACAGCAGCTCGTCGTAGCCGAGCAAGTTGGGGACCAACGGGGCGACCGGGTCGGTGACCGGCCTTATAGCGGGCTCGACCAGGGCTTTGACGTCGCCGTACTCGAACGGTGTGGCCTCCTCTAGGAGGAGCTCCAGGGCCGTATCGACCTCGGACTCCATCGTGGTGGCGGCGAGTTGGAGGATGCGGACGTACTCGATGTCGGCCCGCGTACCGCGCCACGAGCACAGGGCGTCGTAGGCCAGGCGGAAGGTCAGCGCCGGGAAGAGATCCTCACGGTAGCGGTACCGCGCAAAGGCCCCCGGCTTGGCCACCAGCGAGTGGATGATGTGGCGGTAGTCGATCCGGTGGCCACTCTTGCCACGCAGGCGAGGGAAGGCCTCGACGCGGCGGCCGCGGTAGAGGACCTCGATGAAGTCCGCGTGGACGCGCGCCGTGACCTCGTGGCCGATGAGCCGCGACGGCACCGAGTACGAGTTGTCGAGCACACGGATGCAGCTCCATTTGCGGACCCTGGTGCGCACGTCGGTGTAGGTGGGGACGGCCACCGCTGGCAGTGGCTTGAGCAAGTGCTGCTCCAGGGCGAACAGGTCTTGTTTGCGGCGGTTGAGGCGATCCACGACCACCTGCAGGAAGGCGCGGTAGTCCTCCTGGCTCTCGAAATCGCGGCTCCCCCGCACGATGAGAGCCTGCTCCATGGCCGTCTTGATCGTGTCGTGGGCCTTCTCCACGACGCCGTTCTCGTTGGACTTGCGCACGCGGATGCGTGTCGACCGGACGCCGTAGTGGTCCATGAATGCCTTGAATCGCCGATTGAGGGCCCGGCCGCCCTCGTGGCCGAGCTGGTGGGTGGCGGCCGAGAGGTTGTCCGTCCGCCAGATCTCGGTGACGCCGCCGATGTCCCAGGCTGCGCTTTGAATGCCGGCAGTCAGGGCCTCGAAAGTCTCGCTGAACGTGACGTTGGCCCAGCGGCGGCCGCTATGGCTCAGGACCAGCTCGAAGATCAGGTGGGGAAACGCCTCGCCGCGGATGGTGACGCCGAGCTCCTCGGCGTGGGTGAAGTCGATCTGCGACTCTCGGCCCGGCGGGTGCTCCTGCGGGAAGAAGACTTCCTTCTCCGGTCCGGCGAGCGCCCGCCAGTAGCGCATGCGCCGCTGAAGCGTCCGGATCTGGCCCGCCTGGTAGCGGCCGGGGAATCGCTCTTCCAGACACTCGAAGACGGTGGTCGCCAGGAGCTTGCCCTTCTCGTCAGCCTGCAACAAGGGCACCACCACTTGCTCCCAGACCTCGCCGAAGGGATCCTTGCGGGTCCGCCAGTCGTGCGGTGCCCGCCCGAAAGACGGCATTCCTTGCCGCTCCCACTTTCTGGCGGTTCGCGCCGACATTCCGGCCGCTGCCGCGGCCACTTCCTGTGTCTTGCCTTCCATACGCCCGCGTCGATACAGCCCGATCTGCTCATCCGTAACCATGGGATTGTTGTCCCTGGCTGAACACGGGCGCCGCACGATGCGGCTGTCACGGGCGGCCGGCGACCGGAAATTCTAACTGTCGTCGTCCGGCAGTTCTAATTGTCGCCGATCAACCGGAGGCAGGAACATACCGCCCGGCCCCGGCAAGGCCCGTCCACGGGCAACCTGGAGAGCCGTCCTCCCTTCACCGAAGCTAGGGACGCACGCCAAACGCGGCGGCAGGTGCTTAACCTGGTTAATCGCTGGCCGACCAGGCTGTTACCCATGGCGATTTGTTACCCACCATGTTACCCAAGGCCCGTTTTTCGCCAATTGCCGTTCTTGCCGAAACCCGCTCTAGTGGGGGAAGAGGGACTCGAACCCTCACGCCTCGCGGCGCCTGATTTTGAGTCAGGTGCGTCTGCCATTCCGCCACTCCCCCGGAGTGTCAGGCCGTCATGATACCAGGGGTTCCGGGCCCGGGCCTTCACGCAATCTTCTCGACCCCTCCGCTGCCGGCCACGGCCGGCCGGATCATACGCTCGGAGATCCAGGGTCAAGCGGAGGAGAGTCGGAGTGGACGATACAGTCGATCGGCGCGCGCCCGCGCTGATGCTCGCCCAACTGGCGCACGAGATACAGGTCTGGCGCGAGGGGGGCGCGCCCACGCGGGTCCCCGGGCCGCTTTTGCAGGCGATGGCAGCCATGCGGGCCCGGCCCGGGCACCTGTGCCACGGCGAGGCCGGCGGGAGCGTGCCGCGGCGCGGCACCGAGCCGCTCCAGGAGGCGGCCGCCCAGCCGCAGCCCGGTCCGGCCTGAAGCCCAGCAGCGGAGCGCCGTCCCGGAAACCCGCAACCTTCAACGAATTTTTACCTGGAGCAGACAAGGATCCCGGGTAAGTTATCTACAATAGACCCGGGAGGATGCGGCAAGTGGCGACAGTCCAGGGTGCGGCAAGCAAGATTCAGGCTCCGACGCAGATCGAGGCCCCCAAGGCCCCTGCGCGGAAGGCCAAGGTCGAGGGCGTCGATCCCCGGCCGGAGATCGACAGCGTCGCCCTCACCGGCGTCGCGACGCACGACGGCCAGGCCATCCAGACCGCCACCCGCGCGAAGGGCGTGCCCGACGCTGAGGTCAAGTACCGCCAGGCCCTGCGCGAGTTCCTCCGCGGCGGCGCCGACTACAAGGGCGCCGAGAAGGTTCTTGGCGACTCCGGCGTGGCCGCCAAGGAAATCGCCAAGATCCAGGCCGAGGAAGCTTCCAGCTACTTCCGGATGAGCCGCGACGAGTTCGTCCGCACGGCCGACGAGCACATGACGCTATCGGCCCGCTTCGGCCCCAAGCCGCGGCCGCAAGCCGTCATCCGGCTGGAGTCCCTCAAGCGCAGCGCCCACACCGCATTCGAGGGCGCCGTCCGCGCCGACGCACTGCTCGGCGGACTGGATCCGCAGCGCGGGCAGGACCTCGCGGCGATGGAGGCGGTCCTGCTCCGGATGGGCTTCCCCAAGGACCAGGTCGTCATCAGCAGCCGCCAGGCCAAGCCGGCGCTGTAGACCAGGGCCCTGGCCGGCCCGGTACCTCGGGCTCGCGCGGCCGGCACTGAGGCCGGAATCACCTCTCTTCCGCGCGGACTTCCTGCGTCAGCGTCGTCGTCCAGACGCCGCCCGGCGCCAGTTCGAAGTGCCAGTGCGGCATGACTGCGGTGCCCTGGTAGACGCGTTCGAAACCCGCCTCGCTCTGAGAGATGGTCTCGATGGGCACGCGCCACACCGTGGTCGGCTCCGCCCAGCGCAGCGCCCAGGTCAGGCCGCGCGCCGCGTCCCGCGACGCCACCTCGGTGACGGCCGCGAGTTCGGCCTCTGCCTCGTCGCGGCCGTCCGGCAGCGAGTTGTTGAATTCGACGCCGAACCATAGCGCCACGGGCCTGTCGCCGGCGTTGCGCACCTCGTAGTCGGCCTGGAGGCGGGCCGCGTCGCCCGGCACGGTCAGGCGCTTGGTCAAGGTGATCGGCCAGAACTCCTGGCCGACCCAGACGTGGCCGTCCCTGCGGAGGGTGACCACCACGCGGTCGGCCTCCCGCGCCACGCTCGCCTCGTAGGCCTCGATGACGAAATCTCCCTGCTCCCCGTACGTCACGTCGCGGAACGACCCGAGGTGGCTGTCCGGGTGCAGGAAGTGGTCCAGCAGGGAGACCCGCCGGTACCAGTCGTAGTGGAGGCGCTTTTCCAGGCCTTCTTCCTTGGTCAGTATGAGCTCGTGGATGGACCTCGCGCTCCCCGCCTCGGCCGCCTGCGCCGGGATCGCCCGGGGCAGTTTCGCGTGGTAGGCCTCCCGGCGCCGAGCCAGGGTGTCGAGGAGGTTGCATGCCGCCGGCTTGTAGTCGAGTTCGAACAAGGCCCCGCCCCGGCACGTGAAGTACGCGTTCTGGACGTGGTTGCGGACCAGGACCTCGGGACTGCCGTCGCCGTCGAAATCCTCCACGCGAGCTTCGAGGAACGGCGCGTCCCGGTGCGCGAGGCGATCGCAGATGCGCTCGGCCTCGAGCAGCGCGCCGTACGCCGCCCGCCGGAGGTGCGGCAAGTACAGCCCGCCGAACACGCCATGCCAGTAAGGATCGTTGGACTGCCCGCGCCACAGGTGGTGCAAGGCGGCGACCCAATCGTCCGAGAACGCCCCCGGCTCCTGGGCGTCGCCGCCCGGCACCAGCACCTGCCGGGTCTGCATCGCTTCGGCCACCTGCGCGGCCACGGCGAGCATCTTCTTGTGGAGGTTGTTGGCCTCGGGGTAACGCACCAGGAAGTGCCGCCAGAAGCCGCCGCGCAGGAAGGCGTCGCCGTGCGTCTCCTGCGCCTTCTCGTAGGCCGCCTGCAGGTCGGCCGGCAAGGCCCAGCCCTGCATCTCGCGGTAGGTCCCGGCCGGCAGGTAGATGCGCCCCCAGGGCCGGTAGCGCGCCCGGTACGCGGCGGGCGTCGTGGGCACGATCCAGTCGGCGTTTTCCTCCAGCAGGGTGAAGAACTCGTCCAGCCAGCCGGCCTCGTAGACCGTGCGGTGCGTCCCGGGCCAGACCCCGAACTTCTCGCCGCTGTCGATCGCCACGACGAGCCGCGAACCGTCCGGCGTCGCGGCCTGGCGCAGGTAGTCGATCGCCTTGCGCGGCGACTCGAACGGCAGGAGCCGGCAGAATTCCTGGTTGAGCGGGAAGATCTGCAGGTACTGGCCCTGCTCCTCGCTCTGGTAATAGCCGAAGAGCTCCGCCCCGCGCAGGCCCGCCGCCCGGAACAGCGAGTCGTCGAGGCAGGTCCACGCGACGCCGGCCTCGGCTATCGGCCGCACCAGGTGCGGCTCCCAGACCCGCTCGGCCAGCCACATCCCCTCCGGCACCGCGCCCAGGAGGCGGGCGAGGGCCTGCTTGTGATAGACGATCTGCTCGACCTTGTTGTCATCGGGGATGATGGCAAGAATCGGCTCGTAGTGCGCTCCGGCGAGCAGCTCGACCTGGCCCGACACCACCAGCTTCTTCAGGCGGCCAAGTAAGTCCGCGCGCTGCGCCACCAGCCACTCGAGCAGGTACCCCGAGTAGTGCAGCGTGACCTTGATGCCCGGGTGGCGTTCCAGAACGGCCAGAAACGGCGCATAGGCCTTGTCGCAGGCCTCGGCGACCACCCAGTCGAGATTGCCGAACGGCTGATGGTTATGCAGGCCGAACGCGAGGTGGAGCTTGGGTTGCTGTCCGAGGAGCATGGCTTGGTAGGCCCTTGCGGGCCCCCAATCATATCACGCCGCCAGGCCCCATCCCGCTCCACGGCCTGTGCCCGGGCGGCGCGTCCCGGGCCGCCAGGTGCTGGTCGGCCGACAGCAACCCCAGGTCGATCGACTGGAACGGGTTATCCAGCGCCTCGTAGCGCTCGAGCAGCGGCGTGTCCATTTCCTCTGGATTGGCCGTGTCCAGCATGTAGGCCAGACGCCGGAAGCGGTCGAGGTGCTCGCGCACGCGTTCGGCGGCGTAATCGAGCTCTTCTCCGCCGCGGCCGATCATCTCCGGCCACTCCCCGGCGATCAGCAACAGGGCCTCGCGGGTCGCCTGGGCGAGCATGCGCACGAGGAGGGGGTTGCCGACCCCGCCGAAGCGATCGGCCAGGGACTCGGCGTGGTCGAGGGTCGTCGCGACCGCCTCCCAGTACCAGGTGGTATTGTCCGCCTGCCAGACCCGGAAGTCCCCTTCGCCCTCCCACGACGACGGCGTGAGGTCGGGCAAGCTCTGCAACTGATGGCGGTGGACCGCCTCGGCCCCGCTCTCGAGCTTGATCCCGGCCGCATGCGCCTGCCGCACGAACTCGGTAAGCCACGGCACGCCTTCCGGCCAGGCGCTGAAGCGGCGGGCATCGAGCGTCAGGCAGAGCACGCCGCCCCGGCCCGTACGGTCCTTGTGAGCCGCGAGCAACTCCCGTGCGCGCACCACCGCCGCGGCCGCCTGGCGCTTCCAGAGTCCCTCCGCCTCGGACGGGTCGTAGCGCCGCGCCTGCGCGTCGTGGGGGGCCGCTCCGACCGTGATCTCGAGGGCGCCGGGACCGGCCGCCAGGTCCGGCGGCATTCCGCCGCGGCGCCAGTACCGCCGTCCGAGCGGATCGGCCGGCCCGAAGTACTCCGGCTGTCCGGCGAACGAGTCGACGAACGCAGCAAACTCGCCATGCCGCACCAGGGCCACCAGGCCGTCCGACAGTCGCTGGGGATCCAGGGCCGATCGCGGCGCGCCTTCCATGCCCGGTAGGCCCGGCATCGGCCCGCGCAGCGCCTTCTCCCCGACGAAGGTGTAGGTAACCCCCGAGCCCGTCAGGAGATCGTTGATGCTCTCGCCTTCGGCCCCGGGCGCCACCGCGCCGCCCGGGAGCCACATGCCCGCGACCGCGTGCTCGAGGTGCTGCTCGGCCGCCCGCAGGCCCTGCAGCACCTGCGCCCGGCGGGCCGACACGCGCGGCAGGAGCGGCAGGACCGCACCCGTGGCCGGGTACGCGATGGCCTCGATGGCACCCGCGTGCTCGACCTCCCGCAGCGACCGCACGAGGTCGCGCCGGTGCTCCTCGAAGAACGCCAGCAGGACGCGCTCGTCGCGCGCTTTCTGGGCCACGGCCGCGGCGGCCAGATCGGCGTCGGCCGACCGGGCGTCCTCCTCCGCCTGCGAGAGGCGCCGCAGCATGAATTCCTCGAACCCGGTGCGTAGCAGGAGATCGGATAGCTGCTCGGCGACGAGCGGCGAGAGCGCCACCGTGAACCGCGGCGCGATCCCGCCGGCCTGCAACTCCCGGATCGCTTCGAGAACGGGGACGATGCCGTCGCAGATGGCCCGGTAGAGCTGATACTCCCCGAACGGCCACATCCCTGCCCGCCGCACGTACGGGACGTGCAGCAGGATCGCGATGGCCAGGGACCCGATGGGCATTCCGGCAGCCTCTCAATCCCACAATGCAGCGCGCGCCGCGGCGAAGTCAAACCTTCCCCGTTTCTTAGAACTCCCTTAGCGGTCCCTTTACCGATTTTTCGGCCGTTTCTCCGACAACCCGGACAGGAAGCCTGAGACCGGTCCAATCATGGGTGGAACCGGTGATCCCGGCCGCTTCTCCCGGCCGAGATCGTGGGAGCAGGGAGTCGCGTATTTTGGCCGTCAGATTAGAGAATCCGGTTACCGGCGCATCGATCCGGCGCTTGCGATCGACGAACGTCGGCTCCACGTCCGTGCAGGGCGGAGGCGGCGTTGCCAAGCCGAAGACCGTCTGGATTCCCAGCCCCAACTTCAGCAGCCGGCCGGGCGGCGCGGGCGACATCGACACCATCGTCCTCCACCACACCGCCGGCGGCGGCACGGCCGAGAGCGTCGGGCGCTACTTCCAGAACCCGAGCGCGCAGGTGAGCTCGCACTACATCGTGGGCAAGGACGGCACGATCGTGCAGTCGGTGCCGGACGGCAAGCGGGCCTGGCACGCGGGCACCAGCACTTTCAAGGGCCGCAGCGACGTCAACGATTTCTCCCTGGGCATCGAAATAGTCAACCGCGGGGACAACCAGGACCCCTACACCGACGCGCAATACGAGGCGCTCGCCGACCTGGTGGCCTGGATGATGAAGACCTACGACGTGCCCTGGGAGCGCATCACCGGCCACAAGGACGTGGCGCTGCCCAAGGGTCGCAAGGTCGATCCGTCCAACAACTTCAGCTACGACCGCCTCAAGCGGGAGGTCATGCAGCGGCTGGGCGGCCAGGCCCCCGGGCCGCGGCCCGAGCCCAAGCCGGAGCCGAAACCCGAACCCGGCCCCAGGCCCGGCCCCGGCGGAACCTACGTCGTGCGCAAGGGCGACTCGCTGTCGCTCATCGCCAAGCGCGAACTGGGCGACATCAACCGCTGGCCCGAGATCTACGAACTCAACCGGGACAAGATCAAGAACCCGAACCTGATCTATCCCGGCCAGGTGCTGCGGTTGCCGGGCACCAGGCCCGAACCGAAGCCCGAGCCGAAGCCGCAGCCCAGGCCGGAACCCAGGCCGCAGCCGCAGCCGGTTCCGCCGCCGGTGGGCCAGCCGCCGCGACCGCAGCCGGTCCCGCCGCCGGTGGGCCAACCGCCGCAACCGCAGCCGAATCCTCGGCCCTGGCCGTGGCCGAGCCCGAATCCGAATCCGGGCCCCGACCCGCGGCCGATCCCGCGGCCGGTGCCGCCAGGCGGCAGCCCGATCCCGGGCCCCAATCCGCGGCCCTGGCCGTGGCCGAGTCCCGGCCCGAATCCCGGACCGAACCCGGGCCCGAACCCGATCGCCGGCCAGGAGGACAATCTCGGCTGGGGCATGCGCTATGCCGGCTCCCTGCTCAAGGGCATCGAGAGCATGAAGTCGTCGGTGTACCTCTCGGAAGGCGTCGCCGGCGGCTACATGGGCGGCGTGGGCCGCGTCGGCTTCGGCCAGTTCTTCGGCCTGCTCAAGGCCAACTTCCTGACCGCCGCCATCACGTCCGGCGTCTCCAACGTGCTCGATCTGGTCCGCGGCAAGACCGACCCCAAGCACGCCCTGGTCAACTTCGCCACCGACACCGCCGCCTACACCGGCATCGGCGCGGCCGCCACCGCCATCGGCGGCGCGGTCGGGTCGATCGTCCCGGGCCTCGGCACCATCGTCGGCATCGGCGTCGGCGCCGTGGTGGGCTTCGGCCTCTCGTGGTTCTACGAGAAGTTCCTGCGGTCCAAGGCGCAGACCAGGGTCGCGCAGGTGGCCGGCCTGCCCGGCTAACCCCCGGACTCGATGAGGGCGTACCCGTAGGGCTCGAGGTCCTCGCCCGCGCGTACCTGCCGGCCTGACGGCAGATACGCGTCGACGGCCGCGCCGGGCCAGGCATACTGCAGCGGCAGTTGCTTGCCGGACAGGCTCTTGACCACGGCCACGCGCCCGCGGCCGAGCGTCCAGGTGCGGAACTCGACCACGGGCTGGCAGAGCACGCCGTCCAGGGCGACCGGCACCGTCGATCCGGCTCCCAGGCGGACGATGGCCCGCTCCCCGGCCCGCACGTCGAAGACCTGCGCCATCCGCCCCACCTCCAGCACCGGTCCGATCGCCGTATCGCCCGGCTCGGCGAGCGGGAACCGCTCGGTGCGGCCGCCCACCGAGAGCTCCAGCGCCCCGGCCGCCCCCGGTTCGGC comes from Candidatus Tanganyikabacteria bacterium and encodes:
- the istB gene encoding IS21-like element helper ATPase IstB yields the protein MPSSTKSPPSPALAERFAELASQFRLPTVAAEAFTRFTAAGQADALDTLVEVFEMEAQDRKDRRIERLRRASKLPVAKTFETLDLNRLPRKLVAKIRELARGHFLDRADNILAFGLPGVGKSHAACAIGHDLVAAGRSVLFAPTYDIVQHLLAAKRDLELPRALAKLDAFEVVILDDIGYVKQDRDEMEVLFTLMAERYERRSMIITSNLLFSEWDQIFKNPMTTAAAIDRVVHHSTILEFNVPSYRADTAKTRSQADRDQDE
- the istA gene encoding IS21 family transposase, whose product is MEGKTQEVAAAAAGMSARTARKWERQGMPSFGRAPHDWRTRKDPFGEVWEQVVVPLLQADEKGKLLATTVFECLEERFPGRYQAGQIRTLQRRMRYWRALAGPEKEVFFPQEHPPGRESQIDFTHAEELGVTIRGEAFPHLIFELVLSHSGRRWANVTFSETFEALTAGIQSAAWDIGGVTEIWRTDNLSAATHQLGHEGGRALNRRFKAFMDHYGVRSTRIRVRKSNENGVVEKAHDTIKTAMEQALIVRGSRDFESQEDYRAFLQVVVDRLNRRKQDLFALEQHLLKPLPAVAVPTYTDVRTRVRKWSCIRVLDNSYSVPSRLIGHEVTARVHADFIEVLYRGRRVEAFPRLRGKSGHRIDYRHIIHSLVAKPGAFARYRYREDLFPALTFRLAYDALCSWRGTRADIEYVRILQLAATTMESEVDTALELLLEEATPFEYGDVKALVEPAIRPVTDPVAPLVPNLLGYDELLSGACHAQFNQVTTVPSAC
- a CDS encoding DUF1926 domain-containing protein, whose translation is MLLGQQPKLHLAFGLHNHQPFGNLDWVVAEACDKAYAPFLAVLERHPGIKVTLHYSGYLLEWLVAQRADLLGRLKKLVVSGQVELLAGAHYEPILAIIPDDNKVEQIVYHKQALARLLGAVPEGMWLAERVWEPHLVRPIAEAGVAWTCLDDSLFRAAGLRGAELFGYYQSEEQGQYLQIFPLNQEFCRLLPFESPRKAIDYLRQAATPDGSRLVVAIDSGEKFGVWPGTHRTVYEAGWLDEFFTLLEENADWIVPTTPAAYRARYRPWGRIYLPAGTYREMQGWALPADLQAAYEKAQETHGDAFLRGGFWRHFLVRYPEANNLHKKMLAVAAQVAEAMQTRQVLVPGGDAQEPGAFSDDWVAALHHLWRGQSNDPYWHGVFGGLYLPHLRRAAYGALLEAERICDRLAHRDAPFLEARVEDFDGDGSPEVLVRNHVQNAYFTCRGGALFELDYKPAACNLLDTLARRREAYHAKLPRAIPAQAAEAGSARSIHELILTKEEGLEKRLHYDWYRRVSLLDHFLHPDSHLGSFRDVTYGEQGDFVIEAYEASVAREADRVVVTLRRDGHVWVGQEFWPITLTKRLTVPGDAARLQADYEVRNAGDRPVALWFGVEFNNSLPDGRDEAEAELAAVTEVASRDAARGLTWALRWAEPTTVWRVPIETISQSEAGFERVYQGTAVMPHWHFELAPGGVWTTTLTQEVRAEER
- a CDS encoding DUF1957 domain-containing protein, with amino-acid sequence MPIGSLAIAILLHVPYVRRAGMWPFGEYQLYRAICDGIVPVLEAIRELQAGGIAPRFTVALSPLVAEQLSDLLLRTGFEEFMLRRLSQAEEDARSADADLAAAAVAQKARDERVLLAFFEEHRRDLVRSLREVEHAGAIEAIAYPATGAVLPLLPRVSARRAQVLQGLRAAEQHLEHAVAGMWLPGGAVAPGAEGESINDLLTGSGVTYTFVGEKALRGPMPGLPGMEGAPRSALDPQRLSDGLVALVRHGEFAAFVDSFAGQPEYFGPADPLGRRYWRRGGMPPDLAAGPGALEITVGAAPHDAQARRYDPSEAEGLWKRQAAAAVVRARELLAAHKDRTGRGGVLCLTLDARRFSAWPEGVPWLTEFVRQAHAAGIKLESGAEAVHRHQLQSLPDLTPSSWEGEGDFRVWQADNTTWYWEAVATTLDHAESLADRFGGVGNPLLVRMLAQATREALLLIAGEWPEMIGRGGEELDYAAERVREHLDRFRRLAYMLDTANPEEMDTPLLERYEALDNPFQSIDLGLLSADQHLAARDAPPGHRPWSGMGPGGVI
- a CDS encoding N-acetylmuramoyl-L-alanine amidase yields the protein MRSTNVGSTSVQGGGGVAKPKTVWIPSPNFSSRPGGAGDIDTIVLHHTAGGGTAESVGRYFQNPSAQVSSHYIVGKDGTIVQSVPDGKRAWHAGTSTFKGRSDVNDFSLGIEIVNRGDNQDPYTDAQYEALADLVAWMMKTYDVPWERITGHKDVALPKGRKVDPSNNFSYDRLKREVMQRLGGQAPGPRPEPKPEPKPEPGPRPGPGGTYVVRKGDSLSLIAKRELGDINRWPEIYELNRDKIKNPNLIYPGQVLRLPGTRPEPKPEPKPQPRPEPRPQPQPVPPPVGQPPRPQPVPPPVGQPPQPQPNPRPWPWPSPNPNPGPDPRPIPRPVPPGGSPIPGPNPRPWPWPSPGPNPGPNPGPNPIAGQEDNLGWGMRYAGSLLKGIESMKSSVYLSEGVAGGYMGGVGRVGFGQFFGLLKANFLTAAITSGVSNVLDLVRGKTDPKHALVNFATDTAAYTGIGAAATAIGGAVGSIVPGLGTIVGIGVGAVVGFGLSWFYEKFLRSKAQTRVAQVAGLPG